CCGGGGTCGGCCTGTTTCGGCGATCTCGATGCGCCAGACCGGCTCAAGCTCGGCGATCAGATCCGCTATTTCGGCGACGGCTGGCAGGTCTCCAAGAAACTGCTCGACAAGCATTATTGGCGCGTGCCCGTCATGGATGGCGAATTTCTCTGCGAAGCCACCACGGGCCTGACCAAGGGCGCCGTCGGCGGCGGCAATCTCCTCATCATGGGGCCCGATTGGGAAGCGACGATGCGGGCAACGGAAGCTGCCGTCACAGCTATGCATGGCGTGCGCGATGCGATCATGCCCTTTCCAGGCGGAATCGTGCGGTCGGGCTCGAAAGTCGGCTCGAAATATAAGGCCTTGTCGGCATCGACGAACGATGCCTATTGCCCGACCTTGCGCGGTGCGGCAAAGACGATTCTCGATGAAGATGTCGGTTGCGTGCTCGAAATCGTCATCGACGGCCTGACGGAACAGGCGGTCGCCGACGCCATGCGGGCGGGCCTGAAGGCGATTATCCGGCTTGGCGCAAAACGCGGCGCAAAACGCGTCGGCGCCGGCAATTATGGCGGCAAGCTCGGACCGTTCCACTTCCATCTGAAAGATTACGTCGCATGAAGCCGCTGCAACTCAGCCTCAAGTCGAGCCCGGTGCAGCGGCTCGATCTTTCCCCGCTTGTGCCGCATGTGATCGCGGGCAAGAATCTCGCCGACATCGCGGCGCTCGAGATCGGAACGACGCGCGACAAGCTGACGGTCGGCGACGTGTTCAAGCTCAAGGGCGCGGCCTCGGACGAGATTATCATCGAAGGCGGCTCTGATCGTTTCGACTGCGTCGGGCAGGGCATGAAAGGTGGCGTGCTCCGCATCAATGGCGACGTCGGCATGAATGCCGGGCGCCTGCTCGAAGGCGGCACGCTCGTGATCGCCGGTAGCGCCGGCCATTATGCGGGATCGCGCATGAAGGGCGGAAGGCTCGAAATTCTCGGCCATGCCGGCGATTTTATAGGTGGCCCGCGCGAAGGCGAAATCCACGGCATGGAAGGCGGCCTGCTCATCGTGCGCGGTTCGGCCGGCCATCGCGCGGCCGACCGGCTGCGGCGCGGCACCATTATCGTCGAAGGCGATGCGGGCGATTGGCCGGCAAGCCGGATCGTCGCCGGCACTTTGGTCGTGGCAGGGCAATCGGGCATCAACCCCGGCTATCTGATGCGGCGCGGCACCTTGGTGCTTGGGCATGCCTCGCCGCTGCCGCCGACCTTCATCGATTGC
The Methyloferula stellata AR4 DNA segment above includes these coding regions:
- the fhcD gene encoding formylmethanofuran--tetrahydromethanopterin N-formyltransferase encodes the protein MRPIVKNGVRIDETFAEAFPMRGTAILITAPNKKWARQAATTMTGFATSVIGCGAEAGIDCEVDARNTPDGRPGVRVLIFAMSTDGLQSQLVNRVGQCVLTSPGSACFGDLDAPDRLKLGDQIRYFGDGWQVSKKLLDKHYWRVPVMDGEFLCEATTGLTKGAVGGGNLLIMGPDWEATMRATEAAVTAMHGVRDAIMPFPGGIVRSGSKVGSKYKALSASTNDAYCPTLRGAAKTILDEDVGCVLEIVIDGLTEQAVADAMRAGLKAIIRLGAKRGAKRVGAGNYGGKLGPFHFHLKDYVA
- a CDS encoding formylmethanofuran dehydrogenase subunit C gives rise to the protein MKPLQLSLKSSPVQRLDLSPLVPHVIAGKNLADIAALEIGTTRDKLTVGDVFKLKGAASDEIIIEGGSDRFDCVGQGMKGGVLRINGDVGMNAGRLLEGGTLVIAGSAGHYAGSRMKGGRLEILGHAGDFIGGPREGEIHGMEGGLLIVRGSAGHRAADRLRRGTIIVEGDAGDWPASRIVAGTLVVAGQSGINPGYLMRRGTLVLGHASPLPPTFIDCGPLNSAFASVFSRALKTDSRLGSRLFATPLRRVMGDMAVLGKGEILVPV